Proteins encoded by one window of Mesorhizobium sp. INR15:
- a CDS encoding SDR family oxidoreductase produces MTEHRTAIVTGAGTGIGKSVATALLKAGWNTVFCGRRKSVLDAAIADAGPIQAKALAVACDISKADEVDAMFGRVIEAFGRVDLLFNNAGMSYKSTPIDEIPVEVWNDVVGVNLTGSFLCARAAFGAMRKQKPMGGRIINNGSVSAYAPRPGSVPYTATKHAITGLTKTLALDGRPYDIACGQIDIGNALTEMAQPMTVGVPQANGSIAAEAVMDVQRVADAVVHMASLPLDANVLFMTVMATKMPFVGRG; encoded by the coding sequence ATGACAGAGCACAGAACCGCCATCGTCACCGGCGCAGGCACCGGCATTGGCAAGAGCGTCGCCACGGCGCTGCTCAAGGCCGGCTGGAATACGGTGTTCTGCGGGCGCCGCAAATCGGTCCTGGACGCCGCGATCGCCGACGCAGGCCCGATCCAGGCCAAGGCGCTGGCGGTTGCCTGCGACATCAGCAAGGCCGATGAAGTCGATGCCATGTTCGGCCGAGTGATCGAGGCTTTCGGCCGTGTCGACCTGCTCTTCAACAATGCCGGCATGAGTTACAAGTCGACACCGATCGACGAGATCCCGGTCGAGGTCTGGAACGATGTCGTTGGCGTCAACCTCACGGGATCGTTCCTGTGCGCCCGCGCGGCCTTCGGCGCCATGCGCAAGCAGAAGCCGATGGGCGGCCGCATCATCAACAACGGCTCCGTCTCGGCCTATGCGCCAAGGCCTGGCTCGGTGCCCTACACAGCGACCAAGCATGCCATCACGGGCTTGACCAAGACGCTGGCACTGGACGGCAGGCCCTATGACATCGCCTGCGGCCAGATCGACATCGGCAACGCGCTGACCGAGATGGCACAGCCGATGACGGTTGGTGTGCCGCAGGCCAATGGCTCGATCGCCGCCGAAGCGGTGATGGATGTTCAGCGCGTCGCCGACGCGGTCGTCCACATGGCCAGCCTGCCGCTCGATGCCAATGTGCTGTTCATGACAGTCATGGCCACCAAGATGCCGTTCGTGGGGCGTGGGTAG
- a CDS encoding tellurite resistance TerB family protein, with product MFDPKKLLDDLLGSQIPGTSGTVRDKAGQAVQMAKDNPLAAGALAAVLLGTGAGREVTGAAVKLGGLAAIGGLAYKAYQNYKSGNAPAEAPAAGEPELLPPPADTAFHPSQAPQGEDEFTLTLVRAMISAAKADGHVDDDERQKIAGKLSLAGIGSDAEKFLMAELESPLDLDTLVAGAHTDAQKLELYTASRLTIDPDTRAERGYLDLLAGRLGLPDALIDHVEATVSAAKVPSSKTGTSPNPRW from the coding sequence ATGTTCGATCCCAAGAAGCTTCTCGACGATCTGCTCGGCTCGCAAATACCCGGCACCAGCGGCACCGTCCGCGACAAGGCCGGGCAGGCCGTGCAGATGGCCAAGGACAATCCGCTGGCCGCCGGAGCGCTGGCCGCGGTGCTGCTTGGGACTGGTGCTGGCCGTGAAGTGACGGGCGCCGCCGTGAAGCTGGGCGGCCTGGCTGCCATCGGCGGTCTCGCCTACAAGGCCTACCAGAATTACAAGAGCGGCAATGCGCCGGCCGAAGCGCCCGCCGCCGGCGAGCCGGAATTGCTGCCGCCACCCGCCGACACCGCCTTCCACCCGTCGCAGGCGCCGCAAGGCGAGGATGAATTCACGCTGACCCTGGTGCGGGCGATGATCTCGGCGGCCAAGGCCGACGGCCATGTCGACGACGACGAACGCCAGAAGATCGCCGGCAAGCTCAGCCTGGCCGGGATAGGCTCCGATGCGGAAAAGTTCCTGATGGCGGAACTGGAGAGCCCGCTCGACCTCGATACACTGGTCGCCGGCGCTCATACAGATGCGCAGAAACTCGAACTTTACACGGCATCGCGCCTGACCATCGATCCCGATACCCGCGCCGAGCGCGGCTATCTCGATCTTCTGGCCGGCCGCCTTGGTCTGCCGGATGCGCTGATCGACCATGTCGAGGCGACGGTTTCGGCGGCAAAAGTCCCGTCAAGCAAGACCGGGACTTCCCCCAATCCGCGCTGGTAG